TAATACCCGACATTAATGTGAGATATTTTGTGCTTTATTGGAAATTGTTGTACATTCTTATTCTTTATgcaatataaaaaaaatatagatagaaaatattgatagaCGAAATTTAGAGAACTTGGCATAAACCGCAAGAACTTCACTGAACCACTTCAAGcaatattttggaaaattaaaataacgTCTTTGACATATTAGATTTAAACTGCTGTTCCATAATtcctttaaattatttctaaCTACAAGTTACAAAGTCATTCACAAGATAATGCTACTACAATAGGAAGGCATACCATTACAATGCTATAAGTATATTATGTGCTTTATTACTCTCCCAAATATCTTACTCAATAATTGGCCAATTTTGATATGATTTCTAAAAGAGGGCGCCTGAATTATCTGTGATTAAGACTACAATACTAAATATAACCTACAAGAAGCTTAAACTAGTTTacgatatttttaatatatataatgacattgattttttaacaatCTATTATGGACAAGATTTAAACATATTACTAAGCATATGTACATTCTATATTACCTATTTCTGTACATCTAATAAAATCCCccatttatattaatatatatacatacatatcgctctttttatattttgtatcAAAGCTgaagatattattagttgaCAGTAAAAGTCTAAACGCTACTTGGCTATATCTTATAAATTTACTAAAAGTATTCAACTAGGCAAGCAAAAAACGCATAATTTTGTAACTTTAACTACATTTCTCTCTGTGCATTTTCTtgtctaaataaataatattccaaaacGGTATTCAATGAAGATAGAATACACAAAAACTTAAAAACAAGGAATTATCTACAAATGTCCAATTTATAAATGCTATgttctaatatattatctCAATTTCTTAGCTTTGTTTATGCAAAAGATGAAGTTATACAGGCTATCacataaataatataaagctaaaattattccaaaGAGTAAtagttgaaaaatatatttagaagCTAGGATTATTAAAGTTTAAGTCAATGttccaataatattttaattcaatgtatctatcatttttaaagaataaactaaaatataataaaaaaaagacaatgtaagaaaatagtaaatatGTATTAAATTATGTGTTATAAATGTATCTAAGGGAGAAATGAAAAGAGTATGGAGGTCATAtggaatattatatatacgTTAGTTGTTTAATTAGTTACTCCGTATGagtttaaataaaagaagaattataataatatcgattttatttaatcaCCCATCGGTATctgtttttaaaatatctcGTATAAGAATTAGTGCTTCTCGAGTAATAAtgattaaaattgatataatattcagaagaataaatatatgaGTTCGTTTTAAACGACATGCCAggtttcatttttatctaataaaCGTTCAATGATATTTTCCAAGGATGAAGGTTTCACCAGTGAGGAGTAACGATTAACAACGTTACCATCCCTGTCGATCAGAAATTTTGCAAAATTccatttaatatttcttaatcCCAAAGAATCTGTTACTTTAGATTTCAGATATTTATACACTGGATTTGTATCTGGACCATTAACGTTGACCTCGTTCATTATAGGAAATTTCGTTACAAATTCTAATTGTTTAATATCTTCTTGAATTTCATCCGGACTATCTCTTGCTTCATGTTCAAATTGAGCACATGGGAAAGCTAAGATAACAAAACCTCtgtctttatatttttcatataatatttctagTTCTTTATATTGTGGCATGTAACCAAAATGAAGGTACACATTAACAATTAATACAACTTTTCCCTTCAATTGAGAAAATGGGTAAGGTTTTTTATCAGTATCAACGgcaattaatttataaaattcaGACATTATTATAGTTATGGAACAATACTAAACTTTgagtaatttttttttctatattacAGTGTAtgattaaatattttgtaacaataattaaattaaaagggtaaaattattacaaatgcaaaaaataggtgaatgaaaaaaagaaatggtAAATGAATGAATTATAGATTGTATGGTATAAATAGATAGCACTTATTTTGAACTAGTGAAATAAGCAAcgataaattattagtggataataaaattacaatatgggaaataaaaaatcgattaataaattacaaatggaaatgaaaatgtaaaagaaaaaacaaaaagattttaataataaaaaaaagatgatgTTGAATATTGTAAGTTTGTTGCACTAGAGATTCTCCTTGAAAGATAAAAAGTATGGGatgaattttaaataatactttaaGTAGAAGTGAAAAGGtaaaatattggaaaatataaaacttCAGACTGACTTCAAaggaaaaacaaaaaagttagaaggaaaaaaagttaaGTCTGCTAAAATAGAATTCAAAAACGCATAGAAATTAAGTATagttgaattaaaaaactataaagaaaaaaaatactataaGGTAAAATTAATCAACAAAGAAAGTACTTGGCAAATAGATacaaaaatggaaaataaaacacAAATGGCCGGATATATGGgaatattcaatatattaaaaataatacatgCATGCAGAATAAAACTCCCCCCTGTATCCATTGAATGTTATCAACATCAAAGTGTTTCTACCGTAACAGGactgttttattttttttttcagttgATTGCTTCTTGAGCAACGAAGTCACTTTGCAGCACCCAGATCTCTAGTAGAAATGGTGAACGATCTGCAAAAACATTTCACTTTTAGAATGATTTCTTAAGCGTGTCTAATTAACGTTAAGAAACTGTAAAAGATATAGATGAAATAGTGGAAATAAAACAAGcgcaaaaagaaaatacaaaagaaaaataaatgacTTCATTACAAGTAAGCTCTATCAGTATATTTACGAAAAACGTTCACAGGAATGTATGCACCCGCACAGACCCTTACTGGCTTGCTTGAGTCCATAAATAATCTATCCGAACTATTATCGATCAAagttacaaaaaaataatttggtAATGATAAACACACAAGAGAAGTGAAGTACGATGAAATAGTGGACCGAAATAAACAGCGTATGTACTAAAAGATTTcgaaatttatatattcttggGAGTAGTAGAATTTTAGATATCCCTACGGTGTATTTGTTTAAAGTTCTGCCTAGAAGAGTTTGTCAACTATTTTCATTGCTACAGGGCTTTCATAGGCCTTGAGGTGATTGTTAGCCATTCTGAACCATTCCTTAGGGACCTTTCTAGGATTTCCAAGCACAATCTGCATATTTTCTACGACATCTCTTCTACAGACTATTGTTTGCCATTTGTCGTTGTACATTATTTCATCACCACCATTATAATTCTCCTGGAAACGATGAAAGAGGAACATCTATTCCCAGAATGCCTAGAACTGGGTGGTACAACCTTAGTAGTAAAACAAACTTTGACAAATACAATTAACATTTTTTGCTATATGTTGTGCCTACAACATTTGAAtcttattttgtttttctgtTGAGACTCTTTTGGTAAACATtctcaattaatttttccgGTAGCCTCGATTTCTGggaagaattatttatatttcccAAAATGTTCCGACAGaaattcaaagaaaaaataacagATTTAGCCAAATCTCGGTTTGTATACTCAAAATAGGAATATTTCCTGATTGGGGCAGACGGggactatttttttctctgaaaaattcttgaggcaaaatatatttattattggtgACATGTCACCAATTACAGGCACTGATTAATAGCAGGTTTTAGAAGTCTTAGAATAGTAGTCGGTGATGAGTCTTTGTTTTGTGCCAGAGGATTCCTTTGTAACGTATACGCTATTAGATAATGTCTTGCtaaaaacatatatataggAGATGTTTCATTCTGTTCAATGTGGAAAAGAGTCCTGTGTAGTCCAAATACCATTAGGCAACATAATGTGGCGTGATTGGTTTACATGCTTGAGTCCATAAATAGTAAGATAGAACCCGcttctatttttaaacgaggatattttatatatgtttttttattgatttttattaaatttttagtttttattaaattttatatatatttttgattcttTTTTGATCTTATATAAAGGTTGAATTAAATGCATAGCTCATGGTTTCTTGTTGGATAAGTCTGAGTTGCAAGCTTGATTGTTACTACTAACCTCGTCATATCATAGATCTAAACGTCATgtcaattaaattttttaattctttataactaataataatacaattcATTTCATCAGGTGTCACTAGCATAATTTTCTCCTTGACACCTGCATCTAGTTTATTTAAGCATCGTATGACATGTGTCAAATCCATTACACTCTTGCCTGTATTATTAACTTGGTGAAAGACATAAtcataaaataaaattattggaaatttCTCTCCACTTTCCGACCAGTTGATATCAATTCGAGATTCTAATCGACCAAATATGCAGTTCAATTTGCAGATTAATCTGAATAGTCTGGCATTTTCTAATTCCTTCGCCAAGATGTTTTCTATATATTCGATATGTTTTTGGCTAacattcaaatattcaaatattttatcataGAACAGATTAGaaaattcttgaaattttttttgtctctTTTCTTGtgattcttctttaataCTAGAGTCTCGAAATAAATAACGTAATACcaatttaaattgattgtctacattatttaaattttggatTTCAGATTCTATTTCAGGACTGATATTtagattttgaaattctcCCTTCTCATTAAATATAGTAGTCccatcaatttttttatcgtCATCTAACCCCTCATTTTTTGTtccattagaattatttgtaaaatGAAGAGAAGATGAAATACTTTCGTTCAAATTAGTAGATGTATTCATAGCAGATTTATTCTCTAAATTTAATGACGTGGTAGAATTAGTTTGATTGTTCAGCGCAGATAGCGTACTGCCATTTGTTGCAGATGGTTGGACTTTCTTTGCTAACTGTAAACATAATTCACCTAATCTTTGGAAATCTAaattttgttcttttaaaacttcTTCCTTCGTgaatttcttaaaatttaaattttcattgagtataaatttagatatatttacatttaGCTTAATTCTACCCGGGTCTCCTgttacaattattttattccaaTCTAAATCATCTCCAGCAAATAACCCGTGTGTGTGAATTTCTCTTAATACATTAACCAATTGTACCAAATAACcccaaatatatttcatagTTAATGGTACAAGGGGAAAATGTATAAAatgtttttcaaatattgataatgcTGAAGGATAATATTCCATTACACTACAAAGAGAAACATCCCCAAAGCTTGTCGTAGTAAAGATATCATTCAGTCGAATAAggttaatattatcaagcTTATTCCATTTAGTAAAAATAGATCTTAAATTAACGATGTcgatattgatatttttgtttttttcatcaaGGGAATGAATTCGACGTAAAACATAGACTTTACCGTCTTTATTACTAAAAACTTTATACAACGAATTTTTATGGTCAAAATAAcgatttttcaataatccATCATTTCTATGAAAATCTAAAGGAACTAGACCATAATAATCTCGTACAACATCTGGCAGTGCACCTCCAGAAGGCCAAGTTTGGATTGCAGCTGTATTTCTTTGTAGTAGTTGTTCTCTTAAAGCATTGggaataaataaagttgCCGGAGTATCTTCATGCGGGCTCAATGCCAATTGTAAATGTGGAGGTGGATCAGGTGCATACAAATGATGTTGTAGTATACTACCCATTGCATTTTGAGCTGGATGTGGataatcatattcaaaAGGAGTCATTCCTAATGATACTGGTGTAGGACTTGCACCTGCTGCAGGACTAGCTACTGATATATTTGTAGCTGCTGGACTTGCTGCAGACAAGCTAGCAGTCAAAGAAGGTGGTATTCCACCTGGGACAACTGCATTTTCTGAACTTCTAGAAGCAGACATTGACATAGCCATTGGTGTAAAACTTGCAGAAGCTCTAGCATCGAACCTTGGGACATTGTTTGTCGTTGAAGATGCAGTAGGGTTTATGGAATTATTCATAGCACTTGAAGAAGTAGTTCCTGTAATGGTAGAACTAGAAGTTGGAGTGTTTAGTATAGAAGCAGGTACTGAGTTGGTACTAGAGGCTGCGTTCATACCAGTTGAAGATAACGCAGAACTAGGCAAAGATGGGAGATTTGCCGAAATATTCGTTGATCCCAGGTCACTGTGGGCAATAGCCCCAGACACCGTATCAGAAATTGAATTACTTGTTGTAGTAGTAGATCCTTCATTATTAACTACAGTATTTGGGACTTCATGACTAAAGGGACAGCCATCCACTTGTTTCTTACAATGGCCATAGATAGTCACATTTCTGCAAGGAATGCTTTTAGCCCACGAATTATTGGATTTATCCATTTCTGTGGTATTGAAAGATGCACTCTAAAAAGAAACAGCCCTATCCGTTTTGGATGGTCTAAAAGCTACTAATCTAATGTTTGAATTTGTAATGGTTTTAAAAACAACTTCCTAAATATACAGTTTAATTTCATACTCAACTTAGTTTTTTCAGTCTTGGCTTTTTCCAACAATCCGAAAACAAAAGCTTGTAATTGTTAagaaattttccaaatatttaagaaaaatatcgATTTTCACATTAACAACGTATTAATGCGAGCATATAAAGCCATTCTATACATTGaattatatcaatatatctatataaatGAGAACTGCCGTTAACCTGACCGGAAAAGGGTAGATGTTGAAGTACACTACATATTTACACGTGACCTACACAGAACATACTATTATCTTGACAAAGTTTCTTTTACTAATCCTTCTAAgtgtttttattatgtCATTTGGCTCaactaaaattaaaatattctagTGCAGCAATTTTTTAGACTAGTATACAGTgtttaatatatatgatttacaatattcttctttagAAAAGGATAAAAAGTTCAACTTTTCTTTGTTAAATCATTTCTTATTTTCAGATATTTGTAacttatttttcaattctgtatattcatattcatcGAAGTAAGGTTTAGGTGGGTTCTTTTGGTAGCTGATATTAACAAATGTACTTCCGACAACTAAAATACTTAAAGTAGTTACAAGAAACAAAGGTCTGAGAAATAGCGGTGTTTTAGTTTGTTTGTTGGAAATCTTGTCTCCATTTATCTTATTTGGTGTGTTTTGTTGTCTTCTATGAAAACGTTGAGTTTTCAACACAGGGGAAGTGGTTTTAAACCTTTTAAATACTGTTGTACATTCAATTGGTCTCATTTATATTGCTATTTAGTATTAGTTTTTCCCAACtcctttttattattcgtTCCATTAAATTCTTGTTCTTTCTTTCTGAGACtgtttatcattttcatattaCTCATAAACGTATACATCTCATCAGgcttttaattttcaatagcCACCCATATTCCCGAATTTTACTGATAATTCTACAAAACTTTATAGATAatgtataaaaatattacattatttaatatatagataCTTTGAAGGATGGTTATTACAGCAATATATAAAGATGacaattaatattatagatTTGAATTGAGTTAGTGAATATGCGtatttaaacttttattctattaaatGAGCAGGTCTTCGTTAATAGGTCTTGCATTTTGGAAATTCGAAAGTTGCTCTCTTAAAGCGGCTTTCATTCTTTCATTACCAAAAATTACCTTTGCAGATCcaattcttaaatattttggcACAATGTTACTTATCTTATGAACAAAATCATTATCTGGtccaaatttaaagatagCGTACCAACACATTAATATAATCATCAATGGTAACCAAAAGAATAATAGCATTTTgtcattttcaaaattttgcCTTTGCTGGAAAAatctatttaatttcatttgtatagcttcatcttcatcttctgaTGACCCAATAGAAGAATCTTCTGTGTTAGAATTTCCTGTAACATTCAAATTTGTTGAGGAACTCTCATGGTCGGTACCAATTGTCAATTCCTTAAACTTATCCATaggattttgaaaattagaGGGAAAGAGTTCATCATATCTTggtaaatcaaaatcatcattaaatttatttaaaactcTGTTccataaagaattattattattattactagtATCACTTTCATTAACATTAGATGTAGAACCATTAGTGTTGTTTTTGCTTTTACTACCGTTAATATTTGTAGAACTTTCTTCACAAATAGTAGAAGTATCACcattattgataataacaGAATTGTTACGTTGAATGTTTAACATCCCTCCTTTAGAAACCATCTTATGAGCTGTATTTTCGGGCTGGTTTTGATTGTTAATAGTAGATTCTTCAGGATTAAATGTTTTCGTTATATTAGTAGAATTCATACTTtcttgattatttaaaattaagtTATGATGTTTGTTATTCTTATCCACAATTCCATCAACCAATGCTGATGCAGCCAACGAATCTTCtgttaataaatcttcatcGCCATCTTCTTCATAATCACTTCTTTGGTAGTCAGAATCActtaaaataaatgaagGTTGATTTGCACTTGAACGACTAATTGAGacaaaattagaatttaaattattagtacTGTTATCTAAGGATTCCGTATCAAATAAACTGGTTTCTGAATCCTTTCTATCAATAGGCACTATAATTTCGTCTTGGAAAAATTGGTTGCGGTTTTCTAGgtattgtatattattattattatttaaaacagAATGGGAGCCAGCGATGTTATCAAATAAAGTTAAAACTTGTGACGTAGATAAACTGTTGTGATCCTGCATTTCTGTATCATTACTGTTATTAGTATAGTTGTTTCTAGCAGTACCTTGTTTGTTGTCTATATggttcaaaatataaagagtTTTTGCAGTGATATTATTCTGTGCTTTTATTGAATAATCAGCATTACAACTCAACAATATCttgatgattttaaaattaccATTTACACAAGCAAAATGTAAAGGAGTGAAACCAAATGAATCTTTATCATTAACTCTAGcaccatttttaattaatgtcgatactaataattcataCCCTTTCAAAGAAGCCAGATGTAACATAGTTCTACCTAATTTGTCACACATAGATAAGTTAAAGTTTGATCTCAATGAATTGATAACATTAACCAATAAAATCTCATCAGCATATGAATAGGTATTGTTTGCGTTATtgctaatattattaggtGATACATTGCTTggagaattattattactagtTGTATTATCATCAGTACCAACAATCCTCTTCGCAATATTTCTTGcatcttctaatttacCATTCATCTTTAAACCAACAATTTGCAATgctaattcaattaattgcCTATCAGTTTCATCGATATAGGTGaaaatagttttattaCCAGAttgaatttcattttctgtGTTCACTGATGCATCAAATACGGTGATGAAGACTTGCCCTGCCATTGTAGTTGGTG
This genomic stretch from Henningerozyma blattae CBS 6284 chromosome 1, complete genome harbors:
- the TBLA0A00660 gene encoding glutathione peroxidase (similar to Saccharomyces cerevisiae HYR1 (YIR037W) and GPX1 (YKL026C); ancestral locus Anc_2.670), translating into MSEFYKLIAVDTDKKPYPFSQLKGKVVLIVNVYLHFGYMPQYKELEILYEKYKDRGFVILAFPCAQFEHEARDSPDEIQEDIKQLEFVTKFPIMNEVNVNGPDTNPVYKYLKSKVTDSLGLRNIKWNFAKFLIDRDGNVVNRYSSLVKPSSLENIIERLLDKNETWHVV
- the PAN3 gene encoding PAN-complex poly(A)-binding subunit PAN3 (similar to Saccharomyces cerevisiae PAN3 (YKL025C); ancestral locus Anc_2.669), with translation MDKSNNSWAKSIPCRNVTIYGHCKKQVDGCPFSHEVPNTVVNNEGSTTTTSNSISDTVSGAIAHSDLGSTNISANLPSLPSSALSSTGMNAASSTNSVPASILNTPTSSSTITGTTSSSAMNNSINPTASSTTNNVPRFDARASASFTPMAMSMSASRSSENAVVPGGIPPSLTASLSAASPAATNISVASPAAGASPTPVSLGMTPFEYDYPHPAQNAMGSILQHHLYAPDPPPHLQLALSPHEDTPATLFIPNALREQLLQRNTAAIQTWPSGGALPDVVRDYYGLVPLDFHRNDGLLKNRYFDHKNSLYKVFSNKDGKVYVLRRIHSLDEKNKNINIDIVNLRSIFTKWNKLDNINLIRLNDIFTTTSFGDVSLCSVMEYYPSALSIFEKHFIHFPLVPLTMKYIWGYLVQLVNVLREIHTHGLFAGDDLDWNKIIVTGDPGRIKLNVNISKFILNENLNFKKFTKEEVLKEQNLDFQRLGELCLQLAKKVQPSATNGSTLSALNNQTNSTTSLNLENKSAMNTSTNLNESISSSLHFTNNSNGTKNEGLDDDKKIDGTTIFNEKGEFQNLNISPEIESEIQNLNNVDNQFKLVLRYLFRDSSIKEESQEKRQKKFQEFSNLFYDKIFEYLNVSQKHIEYIENILAKELENARLFRLICKLNCIFGRLESRIDINWSESGEKFPIILFYDYVFHQVNNTGKSVMDLTHVIRCLNKLDAGVKEKIMLVTPDEMNCIIISYKELKNLIDMTFRSMI